In Gordonia sp. SL306, the genomic window TCTCATCGCCGGCGCCGCGGCGGGAACACTCGTCACCGAGGTGGCCGCGACCTTCCCGCTCACTGACGCCGCGACCGCACTCATCGAACTCGAACGCACACATCCACGGGGCAAGTTCATCCTGCTGCCGTGATCAAACCGAAAGCTGATCCAACCGAAAGGAAGTAGCCGAATGTCGGTTCCCACAATCACTCTCAACAACGGTGTCCAGATCCCCCAGCTCGGTTTCGGTGTTTTCCAGATCCCGCCGGAGGAGACCGAGGCGGCCACCCTGGCTGCGCTGGAGGTCGGTTACCGCCACATCGACACCGCGGAGATGTACGGGAACGAGAAGGGCGTGGGCGCCGCCCTCGCCAAATCGGGGCTCGATCGTCGCGACGTGTTCATCACCAGCAAACTGAACAACGGCTTCCATGCCTATGACGACGCCCTCAAGGCCGCCGATCAGACCCTCGCCGACCTCGGTCTGGAGCAGATCGACCTGTTCTTGATCCACTGGCCGCTGCCCGGTGTCGGTGACTATGCCGAGACCTGGCGGGCGCTCGAGAAGTTCCACGGCGACGGCAAAGCGCGAGCGATCGGTGTCTCCAACTTCCAGCGCGCCCACCTCGAGCGGTTGTTCGCCGAAACCGATGTGGTGCCGGCGGTCAACCAGATCGAGGTTCATCCCTACCTGACACAGAATGCCTTGCGCGCATTCAACTCCGAGCACGACATCGCGACCGAGGCGTGGTCGCCGATCGCCCAGGGCGACGTCCTCGACGACCCGGTGCTCGTCAAGATAGCCCAGGAGAAGAACCGCAGCACTGCTCAGGTCACCTTGCGCTGGCACATCCAGCGCGGCGACATCGTGTTCCCCAAGTCGGTGACCCGCGCACGGGTCGAGGAGAACTTCGCCCTCTTCGATTTCGAGCTGTCCGCTGAGGACGTGGCTGCCATCGACGGGCTGAACAAGGACCGTCGTCGCGGACCGAACCCCGACGAGTTCAACTACATCCCGGAGAGCTGACCCGCGGCGTGCCGGAACGATCCGGCCCCGTTCGCACGGCCTCGGCCGCCGGGACCACAATGACCCCATGAGGATCTCCCAGCGCGCCGAGGCCGTCGCGCCGTTCTATGCGATGGAGTTCGGCAAGCGTGCCGCCGAACTCGAGGCGGCCGGTCACGACGTCATCAAATTGAGCATCGGTGAGCCCGACTTCGGTGCACCACCGGCCTTCCTCGCCGCGGTCCGTGAGCTGACCGACGGGCGGCCGCTGACCTATACCGGGGCACTCGGCTTGCCCGAATTGCGCACGGCGATCGCCGGGTTCTGCGGCACCCGATTCGGCGTGGACGTCGACCCACGGCGAGTGGTCGTCACGTCCGGGGCCTCCGCCGCATTGTTGTTGAGCTGCGCGGCCCTCGTCGATCCGGGCGACGAGGTCCTCGTCGCCGATCCGTCGTATCCGTGCAACCGGCAGTTCGCGGAGAGCTTCGGCGCTCACGTGCGTCTGGTCCCGACCACCCCGGCGACGCGTTTCCAATTGACCGCGGAACTCGTCGCCGACACCTGGGGCGAGCACACCCGGGGAGTGATGGTCGCATCACCGTCCAATCCGACCGGGACGTCGGTGCCGCACGACGAACTGGTGCGGATCTGCACCGACGTGGCCGACCGCGACGGATGGCGGATCGTCGACGAGATCTATCTCGGCCTGGCCGATCCCGGGCCCGACGGCACCGCCCCGACGAGCATCCTGGCCGCAGACCCCGGGGCGATCGTCATCAACAGCTTCTCCAAATACTTCGGGATGACGGGCTGGCGTCTGGGCTGGTGCATCGTGCCCGACGACCTCGTCCCGGTGATGGAGCGACTGGCGCAGAACTACTACATCTGCCCTCCGACACCGGCGCAGTACGCCGCCCTCGAGTGCTTCACCGACGAATCGCTCGCCTTGGCCGAGGCCCGCCGCGAGGAGTTCCGTATTCGGCGCGAATTGGTCGTCGACGGCCTGGCGCGGATCGGACTCGATGTGCCGGTGGTGCCCGACGGCGCGTTCTACGTCTACCTCGACGTCTCGCGGACCGGACTGACGTCGTCGGAGTTCTGTGACCGAGCACTACGCGAGGTACACGTGTCCCTCACCCCGGGAAAGGATTTCGGCCACCACACGGCCGACGATCACGTTCGGCTGTCGTACGCGGCATCGACCGACGACCTGACCGAGGGGTTACGGCGGCTCGGCGAGTTCGTCGGCACGCTCAGGCCACCTGCCTGAGTCCGACCGTCAGCGCATCGAGGAGGATGACCGCCATGGGTACAGAGATCATCGATTCACGGAAGATCGAGCGCGCGGTCGGCGAGGTACTCGACGCCGCGGTCTCGGGCTCACCCCGCGTGCCCGGTGTGGTCGCAGGCGTC contains:
- a CDS encoding aldo/keto reductase, coding for MSVPTITLNNGVQIPQLGFGVFQIPPEETEAATLAALEVGYRHIDTAEMYGNEKGVGAALAKSGLDRRDVFITSKLNNGFHAYDDALKAADQTLADLGLEQIDLFLIHWPLPGVGDYAETWRALEKFHGDGKARAIGVSNFQRAHLERLFAETDVVPAVNQIEVHPYLTQNALRAFNSEHDIATEAWSPIAQGDVLDDPVLVKIAQEKNRSTAQVTLRWHIQRGDIVFPKSVTRARVEENFALFDFELSAEDVAAIDGLNKDRRRGPNPDEFNYIPES
- a CDS encoding pyridoxal phosphate-dependent aminotransferase, producing the protein MRISQRAEAVAPFYAMEFGKRAAELEAAGHDVIKLSIGEPDFGAPPAFLAAVRELTDGRPLTYTGALGLPELRTAIAGFCGTRFGVDVDPRRVVVTSGASAALLLSCAALVDPGDEVLVADPSYPCNRQFAESFGAHVRLVPTTPATRFQLTAELVADTWGEHTRGVMVASPSNPTGTSVPHDELVRICTDVADRDGWRIVDEIYLGLADPGPDGTAPTSILAADPGAIVINSFSKYFGMTGWRLGWCIVPDDLVPVMERLAQNYYICPPTPAQYAALECFTDESLALAEARREEFRIRRELVVDGLARIGLDVPVVPDGAFYVYLDVSRTGLTSSEFCDRALREVHVSLTPGKDFGHHTADDHVRLSYAASTDDLTEGLRRLGEFVGTLRPPA